A segment of the Acidobacteriota bacterium genome:
CTCCAGGCGCGCGTCGAGCAGTTCCACGATCCGGTGGCCGGAGGCCAGGGCACGCTGCAGCTGCACGTGGATGCGGCTCAGCTTGCGGATCGGGTCGTACATCCGGAAGAGGGAAAAAAGCGACCCCCCGAACAGCCCGAGCGACAGCGTCCCGTCGGCGATGCGCGCGTGCGCGTAATAGAGCAGCGGGATGAAGGCGACCACCCCCAGGAACTCCATCAGGGGCGAGTTCAGGAACAGGATCGAGGCCGCCTTCATATTGCTGCGGAAGAGCTCGGCCGACCGGGCGACGAACCCCTTCTCCTCGTGCGCCTCCATCCCGAAGGCCTTGATGACGCGCATCCCCGTGATCGACTGCTGGAGCTGGTCGCTCAGCACCGCGGCGCTTTCCCGTCCCCGCGCGCTGACCGAGCGGATGCGCTTCCCCATGGTCATGGTCAGCAGCCCGGCCAGCGGCGCGATCAGCAGGGCGATCAGCGCCAGTTTCCAGTCGAGGTAGAAAATGAAGCCGACCAGCGCCGCCAGCAGCACCACCTCGCGCAGCAGCTCCCCGAGCGTGCTCGACACCGCCTCCTGCAGCTGCTCCACGTCGCTCGACATCCGCGACATCAGCTTCCCCGTGGAGTGCCCCGCGAAGAACTCCATCGACTGGCCGATCACGTGGGAAAAGAGCCGGACGCGCAGGTCGGTCAGCACGCTCTGGCCCACGTAGCCCATGTTGTAGTTGGAATAGTAGAGGCAGACCCCCTTGGCGAAGGTCAGCAGGAGCAGCGCCAGCGCCAGCCGGGTCACCATGCTCCCCGGGAGGAGGCCGAGGGCGCGGTCGAGGAAGAGCACGAGCGAGTGGGTGGGCGTCCCGGACGCCGGGCCGGCGGCGAGCACGTCGTCGAAAAGGGGGATGACGAGGGCCGTGGTCAGCACCTCGAACAGGCTCGTCAACGCCAGCAGCACGAAGGAGAGCGCGAGCACGCCCAGGTGGGGCCTGACAAACTGGAAAAGCCGGTGTGATGTCTTCATACAGGAAGCTAGAGACTAGCCGAGATTGCTCCGGGGGTCAACCATTGCTCCCTGTACCGCCCCCCGGCGGGACGAAGCCGCTACCTCCGGCGTCCGCCGGACCCGCTCCGGCCCGATCCCCCCGAAGAACCCGAACCCCCCGAAGAACCGCTCCGGCCCGGGCCGCTCCCCCCGGATAGGCTCCGGCCGCTCCCCCCGCCGCTCCGCGCCGGACTCCCGCCGCTCCGAACCGAACTCCCGGCGCTCCTCGCCGGGCTCCCCCCCGAAAAGGAACGGCTCGGGGCGACCGGCCTTTCGATCCTCCGCGCCTGGCCCGAACTCCCCGAATCGCGGGGCGCGATCGTCCGCGGCTCGGCCGTGCGCGGGACGGCCTGCGGCCTCGCAGCAGGACTTTCCACCCTCGGGGAGGCGGCCGCCGGGGCACCGCTTTCAGCGCGCCAACGGGACGTATTCCGCTCGGACCGGGGTTCGGGCGCCGCGCGGTCGGCGGGGACCGCCGTCGGCCTCGCCTCGGGCCTCTCCGCCCGCGCCGCTTTGCGGGCCTCATCGCGCTCCGCGCTGCGGGGGCTGACGGAGTCGAACTCCCGCCCCCCATCCCTCGGCGTTTCGCGCCTGGCTTCCGCTTCGCGCTGTGCGCTGCGATCGGGGGGCTGCCGCTCCGTACGCCATCGGCCGCTCTCTTCACGCCCCGCCGCGCCGCCCGGTTCCCGGTCTGCGCTCTGCGCCGCCGGGCGGTCGTCCCCCCGTTCCGGCCTCGCGGCGTTGCCGGGGGCGCCGCCGCGCACCGAGCCGTCACGGGCGGAACGGTCGCCGCCGTCGCGTGGAGCGGGCGCGGTCCGGCCGCGCGCCTCGTCGATTCTGTCCCTGAATTCCGGGCGCGTGATCGGCCTGAAGCGCTCCCGGTCGGCGCCGTCGCGCGCGTCACGCCGCGGCTCGTTGCGCACGACCACCGCGCGTTCCCGGCGGTTTTCGGGACGCGCGAACTCCCGCTCCGGGGCCGGGCGGTAGCTGGCGCGCGTCGGGCGCACGTCGATCCCGTCCCTCAGCGTCCCTTCCTGCCACGGGCGGTCGATGTTGCCCCAGCGGGTGCTGGCGCTCCGCTCGTGGAAGCTCCCGTTTCGGAACTGGTCGACATGAACGGTGCGGACGGCCCCGCGCGCGCTGCGGTTGAAATGGTCCCCGGGCGCCCGGGTGTGGAGCCCCCGCAGCTGCGCGAGCTGGTGGCTGTAGATGCCGCGGTTGTAGTGATAGTGCTTGACGTTATAGTAGTCCCGGGGACCCAGGGGCAGCCAGGAAACCCAGGTCGGCCCGCTGTAGAACGCCACCAGGCCCGGCGACCAGAAATTGAAGCTGAAGGAGGGCCCGGGGAGCCAGACCCACCCGAAGCTCGAACTCTGGTGCCAGCGCCCGTAGTGGTACGGCAGCCAGCCCCAGGGCTCGTAGGAGACCCAGGTCCAGCCGAAGCGCGGGCGATAGCACCAGCGCCCCACCGAGTAGGGGGACCAGTGCACGTCGACGCTGTAGGGGACCCAGGCCCAGCCGTAGCTCGACACGTTCACCCACCGCCCGTAGCGGTCGAGGTCGGCCGCGCCGATGTAGACGGTCGAGGGGAGGTAGCGGCGGCTGGCGTAGGCCCTGCGGTCCACGGTGCGCCGGTCGTTCCACTCGTCCCAGGCGTCCCGTTCCTCGTACCGCGCCACGGAGTAGAGGGCCTCGCCGCCGGCCCGCACGCGCAGCCGGGTGCCCGATTCGACCGCGCGGGCGAAGGCGTTGTTGGCCGCCTCGATCCTCCCCTTGCGCACGATGGCGTCGGTGTCCCCGTCCTCGTTCACCTCGAACCGGTAGCTCCCCTTGCTCACCGCGTTGAAGGCGGCCGCGGGGGTGTTGATTTCGAAATCGACGCCGGAGGCGACCGTCAGGGTCGCCAGGCCCAGGAGCATCCGCACCTGGACGATCCTCTCGTCGAGGGAGAGGATCTCGATGTCGGTGTTCTCGGCCAGGCGCAGCACGGAATCGTCGTCGAACTCGATCTCGAGCCTCCCGTTGCGCCCGGTGTAGATCCGGTCGCCCGGTTCGAGCGGCATGTTGATGCTGGCGGCGGACCAGTCGACGTCGGGCAGACGCTGGATGCTCACGTCCCCCTCGAGGTAGGAGATCCGCGACAGGCGCAGGTAGGCGTCGTCGTCGGAGAAAACCGGGGCCGCGGTCAGAAGGAGTGCGGTCAGGAGTGCGAAACAGAGGCGGCGTACCATGGTGGCTACCCTCCCTAAAATCATTGGTCTCTCTTCACACCTTATCAGATGCACCCTCCCCGCAGAAGGATCAGCAAAACGGGGCTCCCGGGCGGA
Coding sequences within it:
- a CDS encoding ABC transporter ATP-binding protein; this encodes MKTSHRLFQFVRPHLGVLALSFVLLALTSLFEVLTTALVIPLFDDVLAAGPASGTPTHSLVLFLDRALGLLPGSMVTRLALALLLLTFAKGVCLYYSNYNMGYVGQSVLTDLRVRLFSHVIGQSMEFFAGHSTGKLMSRMSSDVEQLQEAVSSTLGELLREVVLLAALVGFIFYLDWKLALIALLIAPLAGLLTMTMGKRIRSVSARGRESAAVLSDQLQQSITGMRVIKAFGMEAHEEKGFVARSAELFRSNMKAASILFLNSPLMEFLGVVAFIPLLYYAHARIADGTLSLGLFGGSLFSLFRMYDPIRKLSRIHVQLQRALASGHRIVELLDARLEIPDDPGARALEGAPGSVEFRGVCFHYADGAGETRVLDDINLRVGRNQVVALVGSSGSGKTSLVNLIPRFYDPTEGAVLIDGVDIRRYTQASLRRAIAMVTQETFLFNDTVLHNIAYGDIGATEERVRAAARAALADVFISRLPEGYRTVIGERGQRLSGGERQRISIARAILRNAPILILDEATSALDSESEKLVQEALANLMRDRTTFVIAHRLSTIRRADRILVLERGRIVEAGTHDELVDRDGAYRRFFRLQAHE